In Zygosaccharomyces rouxii strain CBS732 chromosome D complete sequence, one DNA window encodes the following:
- the CDC24 gene encoding Rho family guanine nucleotide exchange factor CDC24 (similar to gnl|GLV|KLLA0C12969g Kluyveromyces lactis KLLA0C12969g and some similarites with YAL041W uniprot|P11433 Saccharomyces cerevisiae YAL041W CDC24 Guanine nucleotide exchange factor (GEF or GDP-release factor) for Cdc42p required for polarity establishment and maintenance and mutants have morphological defects in bud formation and shmooing) has translation MVTQAHMSSTSLPLQRTRSPSIQNVMNTAVTEQDSLYYVCANMRRRLEQLPQMQPYLNLAYASSEVLSERQALLLSQKRQQQKAIGHQSIGSTFSGRDSHSIAQRASSISNSSFKEEMSLDGITYAGGQSNNNHNINNINNTNMEDTLITFSMGILPISMDCDPVTQISQLFQQGSPLCIIFNAVKPQFKLPVVSSDDLKICKKSIYDFILGCKQHFAFTDEELFTISDVFSNSTSHLLKVLDVVDTLLNSAPEIFPSFQSVQEGLKRELHYLSQQRNTTEHYKVIKEFVTTERKYVHDLEILDLYRQQLLNSNLITSEELYMLFPNLSDAIDFQRRFLVALEINSLVDSPKQRIGALFLHSKYFFKLYEPWSIGQNAAIDFLSQHLEKMPKTDLIIRNKLELQSFLYKPVQRLCRYPLLLKELLQACQDIASSKELELALEISKGIARSINENQRRTENHEVVKKLYSRVLNWKGYRIAKFGELLYFDKVFISTSNSSEPEREFEVYLFEKIIILFSEVVPKKSTSLSLKKKQTNSGSSLTLNLTGSLNGSNSGSNAGGPEPKLDLRGRIMIANLTQITPQSAHSLAITWESIKEQGNFILKFKNEETRENWSSCLQTLVRNIRSESFRTSNSGEVSNFSSPAHYRTTHNSMTSLASSHHKHVSEVLPKHHPTSYENEYRAISENYKNSIPKTSLLVRISYKSDFYTILVDLSSSIEDVMGIIRRKLSHSGVVSKVKYQDEDGDYVMLESEEDWTVAKDMLRESEERILNVWAYT, from the coding sequence ATGGTTACACAAGCGCATATGTCCTCGACATCACTTCCGCTGCAGAGGACGAGGTCACCTTCGATACAAAATGTTATGAACACGGCGGTCACGGAGCAGGACTCACTTTACTACGTCTGTGCAAATatgagaagaagattaGAACAATTGCCTCAGATGCAACCATATTTAAACTTAGCATATGCTTCTAGTGAAGTTTTGAGCGAAAGACAGGCTCTGCTCCTTTCACAGAAACGTCAACAACAAAAGGCCATTGGACATCAAAGTATTGGCTCAACGTTTAGTGGTAGAGATTCTCATAGTATTGCACAGCGAGCTTCCTcgatttccaattcaagtTTCAAGGAGGAAATGTCATTAGATGGAATTACTTATGCAGGTGGACAGagtaataataatcataatattaataatattaataataccaatatGGAGGATACATTAATTACATTCAGCATGGGGATTTTGCCGATATCGATGGATTGTGATCCAGTAACGCAAATATCACAATTATTTCAACAAGGTTCGCCATTGTGTATTATTTTTAATGCAGTTAAACCGCAGTTTAAATTGCCAGTGGTGAGTAGTGACGACCTaaaaatttgtaaaaaatcgatttatgattttattttggGTTGTAAACAGCATTTTGCCTTTACAGATGAGGAATTGTTTACCATTTCGGACgttttttctaattcaacTAGTCATTTGCTTAAAGTTTTGGATGTAGTGGACACTCTGCTGAATTCTGCACCTGAGATCTTCCCATCATTCCAATCTGTACAGGAAGGTTTGAAGAGAGAATTACATTATTTGTCACAACAACGCAATACTACGGAACATTATAAAGTTATAAAGGAGTTTGTGACTACCGAACGTAAATATGTCCatgatttggaaattttagatCTTTACAGACAGCAGTTGTTAAACAGTAACTTAATTACCTCCGAAGAGTTATACATGCTTTTTCCCAATTTAAGTGATGCCATagattttcaaagaagatttttGGTTGCATTGGAAATAAATTCATTAGTGGATTCCCCAAAACAACGTATTGGTGCTCTATTTCTACATTCCAAGTATTTCTTTAAACTTTATGAACCATGGTCCATAGGTCAGAATGCTGCAATAGATTTTCTATCACAGCATTTAGAAAAAATGCCTAAAACTGATCTTATCATTAGAAATAAATTGGAGTTACAGTCATTTCTTTACAAACCAGTGCAGAGACTCTGTCGGTACCCTCTACTTTTGAAGGAACTTTTACAAGCTTGCCAAGATATAGCGagttcaaaagaattagaattggctttagaaatttcaaagggAATTGCTAGAAGTATAAATGAAAATCAAAGGCGAACAGAGAATCATGAAGttgtaaaaaaattataCAGCCGTGTGCTCAATTGGAAGGGTTATAGAATTGCTAagtttggtgaattattATATTTCGATAAGGTTTTCATTTCAACAAGTAACTCTTCAGAGCCTGAAAGGGAATTTGAAGTTTATCtgtttgaaaaaataatcaTTTTATTCTCAGAAGTTGTTCCAAAGAAAAGCacttcattatcattaaagaaaaaacaaacgAATTCAGGTTCGTCATTAACCTTAAACCTTACTGGTTCTCTGAATGGATCCAATTCCGGTTCGAATGCAGGTGGACCTGAACCTAAATTGGATTTAAGAGGACGTATCATGATTGCTAACTTAACTCAAATAACTCCACAAAGTGCTCATTCATTAGCCATCACATGGGAATCAATTAAAGAACAAGGAAACTTCATCctaaaattcaaaaatgaggaaacaagagaaaattgGTCATCCTGTCTACAAACTCTCGTTAGAAATATTAGAAGTGAGTCATTTAGGACTTCCAATAGTGGTGAAGTGTCCAACTTTTCGTCACCGGCACATTATAGAACTACTCATAACAGCATGACTTCGCTGGCGTCATCGCATCATAAACACGTATCAGAGGTTTTACCTAAGCATCACCCAACATCTTATGAAAATGAATACCGTGCAATTTCTGAAAATTATAAAAACTCGATACCAAAGACATCTCTATTGGTGAGAATATCTTACAAATCTGATTTTTACACCATTTTAGTGGATTTATCCTCTAGTATAGAAGATGTGATGGGAATAATAAGGAGGAAATTAAGTCACTCAGGCGTAGTAAGCAAAGTAAAATaccaagatgaagatggtgattATGTGATGttagaatctgaagaagattggaCTGTGGCCAAGGATATGTTAAGAGAGAGTGAAGAACGTATTTTGAATGTTTGGGCTTACACTTGA
- the ERV46 gene encoding retrograde cargo receptor ERV46 (similar to uniprot|P39727 Saccharomyces cerevisiae YAL042W ERV46 Protein localized to COPII-coated vesicles forms a complex with Erv41p involved in the membrane fusion stage of transport), which translates to MFKRSTLRTFDAFSKTEEDVRIRTRTGGIIALLCCLVTIFLLISEWLNFNQVVNRPELVVDKDRQLKLELEADITFPSMPCDMLSLDIMDSAGEIQLDLLESGFTKTRLDQNGQSLGSSSLKVSDESYDPKDENYCGACYGAKDQSRNNEVPKEERVCCQTCNDVRRAYLEANWAFFDGKNIEQCEREGYVDRVNEQLNEGCRVQGSALLNRIQGTLHFAPGVAFQNPKGHFHDLSLYEKTHNLNFNHIINHLSFGKPVTSNARGRGASVATAPLDGRQAFPDRDTHMHQFSYFTKIVPTRYEYMDKMVVETAQFSATLHDRPLHGGADQDHPTTLHTKGGFPGLFVYFEMSPLKVINREQHAQTWSGFILNCITSIGGVLAVGTVLDKITYKAQKSIWGKKSV; encoded by the coding sequence ATGTTCAAGAGGTCGACTCTTAGGACGTTTGACGCCTTCTCTAAAACGGAGGAGGATGTTCGTATTCGTACACGTACAGGTGGTATAATTGCCTTGCTATGTTGTTTGGTAACCATTTTCCTATTGATTAGTGAATGGTTAAATTTTAATCAAGTGGTTAATAGACCCGAATTAGTCGTTGATAAGGACCGTCAATTGAAGTTAGAACTCGAAGCAGATATTACTTTCCCATCGATGCCCTGTGATATGTTAAGTTTAGATATAATGGACAGCGCTGGTGAAATCCAGTTAGATCTATTAGAATCTGGATTCACAAAGACAAGACTGGATCAAAATGGACAATCACTTGGATCCTCATCTTTAAAGGTAAGTGATGAAAGTTATGACCCCAAGGATGAGAATTATTGTGGGGCATGTTACGGTGCTAAAGACCAGAGTAGAAACAACGAAGTACCAAAGGAGGAACGTGTGTGTTGTCAGACGTGTAACGATGTTCGCAGAGCCTATTTGGAAGCCAATTGGGCCTTTTTCGATGGTAAGAACATTGAGCAGTGTGAAAGAGAAGGTTACGTGGATCGTGTAAACGAGCAATTGAATGAAGGATGTCGCGTGCAAGGTAGCGCACTATTAAACCGTATTCAAGGTACGTTACATTTTGCTCCCGGTGTAGCGTTCCAAAATCCAAAAGGACATTTCCACGATCTTTCACTCTATGAAAAGACCCACAACCTAAATTTTAACCATATTATTAACCATTTGAGCTTTGGTAAACCCGTTACCTCCAATGCTCGTGGTAGGGGTGCTAGTGTGGCTACTGCTCCATTAGATGGCCGCCAAGCATTCCCTGACCGTGATACACACATGCATCAATTCTCGTATTTTACAAAGATTGTTCCAACTCGTTACGAATATATGGATAAAATGGTTGTGGAAACCGCTCAATTCAGTGCCACCCTCCATGATAGACCATTGCATGGTGGTGCAGATCAAGACCATCCAACTACTCTACACACAAAGGGTGGATTTCCGGGACTTTTTGTATATTTCGAAATGTCACCATTAAAAGTTATTAACCGTGAACAACACGCTCAAACTTGGTCAGGTTTCATTTTGAACTGTATTACAAGTATCGGTGGTGTTCTAGCAGTCGGTACAGTGCTAGATAAAATCACCTACAAGGCTCAAAAATCCATCTGGGGTAAAAAATCTGTATGa
- the SNX3 gene encoding Snx3p (similar to uniprot|Q08826 Saccharomyces cerevisiae YOR357C), with protein MYRFKNSWTPERATQPHTYKQTKNNKIEKKGGEFVMREFKSFSSTEQTSLPQPHRGPSSSEIYAEPENFLEAEVVNPKTHTPHGSDTRGMFTDYEIICRTNLPSFGRRFSRVRRRYSDFEFFRKCLTKELAMCGGHPRVVVPHLPGKILLGNRFNDEVIEERRQGLCKWLQTVAGHPLLQSGSKVLVRFVEDEKFVG; from the coding sequence ATGTATAGATTCAAGAACTCATGGACACCCGAAAGAGCTACTCAACCTCATACATACAAACAAACAAAGAACAATAAGATAGAGAAAAAGGGAGGAGAGTTTGTTATGAGAGAGTTCAAGTCATTTAGCAGCACTGAACAGACGAGTTTACCACAACCACATAGAGGACCAAGTTCAAGTGAAATTTATGCAGAACCAGAGAATTTCCTTGAAGCTGAGGTAGTTAACCCTAAAACACATACACCTCATGGCAGTGATACTCGAGGTATGTTTACAGATTATGAAATAATCTGTAGAACTAATTTACCTTCCTTTGGTAGACGGTTCTCGCGAGTACGTAGAAGGTATTCAgattttgaattctttCGTAAATGTTTGACAAAGGAATTGGCCATGTGTGGTGGTCATCCTAGAGTTGTAGTGCCGCATTTGCCTGGAAAGATTTTATTGGGGAATAGGTTTAATGATGAAGTTATTGAGGAACGTAGACAAGGTTTGTGCAAATGGTTGCAAACTGTTGCAGGACATCCATTGTTACAATCAGGTTCTAAAGTTTTGGTGAGATTTGTagaagatgagaaattTGTGGGCTAA
- the HAP5 gene encoding Hap5p (highly similar to uniprot|Q758Y6 Ashbya gossypii ADR391W ADR391Wp and similar to YOR358W uniprot|Q02516 Saccharomyces cerevisiae YOR358W HAP5 Subunit of the heme-activated glucose-repressed Hap2/3/4/5 CCAAT-binding complex a transcriptional activator and global regulator of respiratory gene expression required for assembly and DNA binding activity of the complex) gives MIRIMAEQELEFMENHEDVREDNDEGNTNAGGTTTGRVPEQEDEEEFDVFRNVGQGLVGHYKEIMIQYWQELINEIESTNEPGSQHTDDFKSHSLPLARIKKVMKTDEDVRMISAEAPILFAKACEIFITELTMRAWCVSEENKRRTLQKADIAEALQKSDMFDFLIDIVPRHLQ, from the coding sequence ATGATAAGAATAATGGcagaacaagaattagaatttatGGAGAACCATGAAGATGTAAGGGAGGATAACGATGAAGGTAATACGAATGCTGGCGGGACTACAACTGGTAGAGTACCAGAacaagaggatgaagaggagTTTGACGTCTTTCGAAACGTAGGTCAAGGTTTAGTGGGTCATTACAAAGAGATAATGATTCAATATTGGCAAGAGCtaattaatgaaattgaatcaacAAATGAGCCCGGGTCACAGCACACAGATGACTTTAAATCACACTCATTACCACTAGCGCGAATTAAGAAAGTGATGAaaactgatgaagacgTTAGAATGATAAGTGCGGAGGCACCAATCCTATTTGCTAAAGCTTGTGAAATCTTTATTACAGAATTGACCATGAGGGCTTGGTGTGTGTCGGAGGagaacaaaagaagaactCTACAAAAGGCGGATATCGCAGAGGCGTTACAGAAGAGCGATATGTTCGATTTTCTAATTGATATTGTACCAAGGCACTTGCAGTAG
- the PTA1 gene encoding RNA-processing protein PTA1 (similar to uniprot|Q01329 Saccharomyces cerevisiae YAL043C PTA1 Subunit of holo-CPF a multiprotein complex and functional homolog of mammalian CPSF required for the cleavage and polyadenylation of mRNA and snoRNA 3' ends involved in pre-tRNA processing binds to the phosphorylated CTD of RNAPII) has protein sequence MAFPEVEQLQQARRLAMENNPNELLPKVLETSGSLYLSQGTSYALKLELSRFFSQLLLQILSDCDFPTSEKPFVAQQQLRCLWSIIRSIRDGTAYKYSVLSLSAAYPLLFDLVAKTSNKETWELMQQMKSFIVQRWNTPFPETPIANENDMFADDAKSMGVRLATAKFIAEIVIVHTSRSSSSPNDVISISSVPEGHPVISNKQQIESEAKKFLDVLLNYLVEEPIMVAPLFSGILNCLAFVMRHRPQATMRILGALLNFNVDAKFQQEGTSILNYRLSKRFVERSYKNFVQFGLKSQLIKNHGSMAPLHARLSKISKTLHVIGEETRSKGVLNFDESQFDNKMTPKDKQKYTSLRKRQQRQLQSQPQPPTQQQLPQQIQPQRGSASNSPAPNSTPQLVQEALQQQPEQVPNDIQLLSHLQKYTMSKNTPNFFNGSPIAIDNSYCAIYSLMNSNNSGQDVSKLSQEVMVKLCSEAFYNTDTTKLISGLSIVASRYTDLINKSTQSRTGVEQSSDASGSRKRKSEQDSPPSKRLKNEEPHDQDDEDREDAIPLELTQSASLTEDEKMRHVQGIVQRIVAIKDSDENPGVAGMLGHDTDPLMKIKLLQWNQNSWLHLLTRLATRGLTHNPAMCDLIREWLQEQFLQDISNRIGMVLEWLSEEWYAETLVGATSYETYNKWSLSVLNSLVPFLENQHRRLFIRLMSELPRITQAHIDTVRPICLDPARASLGFQTLKFLVMFRPPVKPKVHSLLLQLKSEDPTTSQNVDSIISKFYT, from the coding sequence ATGGCCTTTCCTGAAGTTGAGCAATTGCAGCAAGCTCGTAGGCTTGCTATGGAGAATAATCCTAATGAATTGTTACCGAAAGTTCTAGAGACTTCAGGTTCACTTTACTTGTCACAGGGAACTTCTTATGCATTAAAACTTGAATTATCAAGATTCTTTTCACAGCTGCTTCTACAGATTCTTTCAGATTGTGATTTTCCCACTAGTGAGAAACCATTTGTAgctcaacaacaattaCGGTGTCTTTGGTCGATTATTAGATCAATTAGGGATGGAACTGCTTACAAGTATTCGGTTTTATCGTTATCAGCTGCATACCCACTCTTATTTGATCTAGTTGCCAAAACGTCTAACAAGGAGACTTGGGAATTAATGCAACAGATGAAATCTTTTATAGTACAACGTTGGAATACTCCATTCCCCGAGACACCAATTgccaatgaaaatgatatgTTTGCAGATGATGCCAAAAGCATGGGGGTTAGATTAGCTACAGCAAAATTTATTGCAGAAATTGTCATTGTTCATACTTCAAGATCGAGCAGTAGTCCGAATGACGTTATTAGCATTTCATCAGTGCCGGAGGGACATCCTGTGATTTCAAACAAACAACAAATCGAATCTGAAGCTAAAAAATTTTTAGACGTTTTACTCAATTATCTGGTTGAAGAACCAATAATGGTCGCACCACTCTTCTCTGGTATACTAAATTGTCTTGCGTTTGTCATGCGTCATAGACCGCAAGCAACGATGAGAATACTGGGGGcacttttaaattttaatgTCGATGCAAAATTCCAACAAGAAGGCACATCGATATTGAATTATCGATTAAGTAAAAGATTTGTGGAGCGCTCTTATAAAAATTTCGTTCAGTTTGGTCTTAAATCTCAATTAATTAAAAATCATGGTAGCATGGCACCGTTACATGCAAGattatccaaaatttcaaagacttTACATGTAATTGGCGAAGAAACTCGAAGTAAAGGTGTATTAAACTTTGATGAATCTCAATTCGATAATAAAATGACACCCAAGGACAAACAGAAATATACTTCACTGAGAAAACGTCAACAGCGGCAACTACAGtcacaaccacaaccaccaACACAACAGCAACTACCACAACAAATACAGCCACAGAGAGGTAGTGCCAGTAACTCACCAGCTCCTAATTCGACCCCACAACTAGTTCAGGAAGCGCTTCAACAGCAACCTGAACAGGTGCCTAATGATATACAGCTCTTGTCACATTTGCAAAAATACACAATGTCGAAAAATACTcccaatttcttcaacgGATCACCGATAGCCATCGATAATTCTTATTGTGCTATCTACTCCTTGATGAATAGTAACAATTCAGGTCAAGatgtttccaaattatcaCAAGAAGTCATGGTCAAACTATGCAGTGAAGCATTTTACAATACAGATACAACGAAATTAATTTCAGGTCTATCAATTGTAGCATCTCGGTACACAGATCTAATCAATAAATCAACACAATCGAGAACAGGCGTCGAACAGAGCTCTGACGCAAGCGGCAGCCGTAAGCGTAAATCCGAACAAGATTCACCACCTAGTAAACGtttgaaaaatgaagaGCCCCACgatcaagatgatgaagaccGCGAAGATGCTATCCCATTGGAATTGACACAATCTGCTTCTCTTACGGAAGATGAGAAGATGCGCCACGTACAGGGAATTGTCCAAAGAATTGTTGCCATCAAGGACTCTGACGAAAATCCGGGTGTGGCAGGCATGCTGGGTCACGATACTGatccattgatgaagatcaaaCTGCTCCAATGGAACCAAAATTCTTGGTTACATCTTTTAACGAGGTTGGCAACTCGTGGATTAACTCACAATCCTGCTATGTGTGATTTGATAAGAGAATGGTTACAGGAACAGTTTCTACAAGACATTTCAAACCGTATAGGAATGGTCCTCGAATGGCTAAGTGAAGAATGGTATGCAGAGACTCTCGTTGGTGCTACTTCCTACGAAACTTACAACAAATGGTCCCTAAGCGTCCTCAATTCCTTAGTACCATTCTTAGAGAACCAGCACCGTCGTCTTTTCATAAGATTGATGAGTGAACTCCCCAGAATCACACAAGCACATATCGATACAGTTAGGCCGATATGCTTAGATCCAGCAAGAGCTTCACTAGGTTTCCaaactttaaaatttctaGTAATGTTCCGTCCGCCGGTTAAGCCAAAAGTACACTCATTATTGCTACAACTAAAGAGTGAAGACCCCACAACTTCTCAAAATGTCGATAGCATCATAAGCAAATTCTATACTTAA
- the VTS1 gene encoding Vts1p (some similarities with uniprot|Q08831 Saccharomyces cerevisiae YOR359W VTS1), with the protein MNHAYDEFGQGSQSPYTVGRGAHPGAVLLSPQSSAMNLSNSIASPMVLSPKMGAQSHSMFFNDVVDVQPLPQPAIPSQSSSTTPAAPATASAVAAAPKQGTQAPQNSHATHNSAAGSAVLSPMVQSPNCNPSNLGSASMFLDSFTRPSSTSMLGANSKPKQQTQQNQHPQSSQQLPPSQTATTAGAASQHLPQSQQPPQQHQQSTVPPPPQLPNNPVVNFTQDINQLCSWLSMLSSAQQNTVMDNLLFTLHEDVLQYTKLKLNSLVKSGFISPQVPAIASPVPNRDPYPLINLDSVFTNDEVDNDPNDNSILFQHWSPQPTSVTQPIFDYIKDVHQRPKSADPHVARATGHAPSNNKPKRNLGVGNNNNNNNNNNNINNNSHANVHSYGHSSSNHHFTSKARAAAASGGDIDSSGSAESLSRPASRGNVQNGSVAINAAHNNNTSIGNNTSNTHSGTNNNNNSTSNSATPTGTTTATNGSSMNPKTLTDPRLLTNIPVWLKSLRLHKYSDSLRSKRWDELIYLDDETLEKMGISALGARRKLLKAFAVVKEYKEQGLIDQSAYV; encoded by the coding sequence ATGAACCATGCATATGATGAATTTGGGCAAGGGAGCCAGTCCCCTTACACTGTAGGTCGTGGTGCTCATCCTGGTGCAGTTCTTCTATCACCACAATCAAGTGCGATGAATTTAAGCAATTCCATTGCGAGTCCAATGGTTTTGTCACCAAAGATGGGGGCACAATCCCATAGTATGTTTTTCAACgatgttgttgatgtaCAGCCACTACCTCAACCGGCTATACCATCTCAAAGTTCATCAACAACTCCAGCGGCACCGGCTACTGCTTCTGCTGTGGCTGCCGCCCCAAAACAGGGTACCCAGGCTCCACAAAACTCTCATGCCACGCATAACTCAGCAGCCGGTTCTGCTGTACTTTCACCAATGGTACAATCACCAAATTGTAATCCATCAAATTTAGGTTCAGCATCGATGTTCTTGGACTCATTTACAAGACCTTCTAGCACTAGCATGTTAGGAGCTAATTCTAAGCCTAAGCAACAAACACAACAAAATCAACATCCGCAGTCATCACAACAACTACCACCTTCACAAACGGCAACAACGGCAGGGGCTGCAAGTCAACATCTTCCACAGAGTCAACAACCGCctcaacaacatcaacaatcAACtgtaccaccaccaccacaatTGCCAAATAACCCCGTTGTTAATTTCACTCAGGATATCAATCAGCTGTGTTCTTGGCTGTCAATGTTAAGCAGTGCTCAACAAAATACGGTCATGGATAATTTGCTGTTTACATTACACGAAGATGTTCTTCAATAtacaaaattgaaattgaacagTTTGGTCAAATCTGGTTTCATCTCACCACAGGTTCCTGCAATTGCCTCACCTGTTCCAAACAGAGACCCATATCCTTTGATTAATTTGGATTCAGTTTTTACTAACGATGAGGTTGATAATGATCCAAAtgataattcaattttgttTCAGCATTGGTCGCCACAACCCACCTCTGTTACTCAGCCAATCTTTGACTATATCAAAGATGTTCATCAGAGACCAAAGTCTGCTGATCCTCATGTAGCAAGAGCCACTGGCCATGCTCCAAGTAATAACAAGCCAAAACGTAATTTAGGCGTtggtaacaacaacaacaacaacaataataataataacattAACAACAACTCCCATGCAAATGTTCATAGTTATGGTcatagtagtagtaatcATCATTTTACTTCTAAGGCAAGGGCTGCTGCTGCATCAGGTGGTGATATAGACAGTAGTGGATCTGCTGAATCGTTGTCCAGACCTGCTTCTCGTGGTAATGTTCAAAATGGATCCGTTGCTATCAATGCTGCGCATAATAACAACACTTCCATTGGTAACAATACTAGTAACACTCACAGCGGTaccaataacaacaataactCTACCAGTAATAGCGCTACCCCAACTGGAACTACAACTGCTACTAATGGTTCATCGATGAACCCAAAGACCTTGACTGATCCAAGACTGCTGACGAACATTCCCGTTTGGCTCAAATCGTTGAGGCTACACAAGTACTCTGATTCATTGAGAAGTAAACGTTGGGATGAATTAATTTATTTAGACGATGAAACTTTAGAAAAGATGGGAATTTCTGCGTTAGGTGCCCGTagaaaattgttgaagGCCTTTGCAGTGGTTAAAGAGTACAAAGAACAAGGATTGATTGATCAAAGCGCTTATGTGTGA